One Oligoflexus sp. genomic region harbors:
- the fghA gene encoding S-formylglutathione hydrolase — translation MQKLKEHKTFGGVTTFWSHESRETKTPMKFSSFVPDGPVKGCLIWLSGLTCTEENFITKAGAQRYLAEHQLMVVAPDTSPRGLQLPHEHESYDFGSGAGFYLDARTPAYDQHYRMESYIVRELAPLIFDQFGQAKLGIFGHSMGGHGALTLGLKYPALFASVSAFSPIVNPSAVPWGIKAFEGYLGSDRSLWQQHDSCELLRSGQRHPRRILIHQGTADEFLDKQLKTRHFEEAARSVDQDHSVVYAEGYDHSYYFIATFIEDHIRHHAGMLS, via the coding sequence ATGCAAAAACTAAAAGAGCACAAAACCTTCGGCGGCGTCACGACGTTCTGGAGTCATGAATCACGGGAAACCAAAACCCCGATGAAGTTTTCGAGCTTTGTGCCGGATGGTCCCGTGAAGGGCTGTCTGATCTGGCTTTCCGGCCTGACCTGCACCGAGGAAAACTTCATCACCAAGGCGGGTGCCCAGCGTTATCTCGCCGAGCATCAGCTGATGGTGGTCGCGCCGGATACCTCGCCGCGCGGTCTTCAGCTGCCTCATGAACACGAGAGCTACGACTTCGGTTCAGGAGCCGGCTTTTACCTCGATGCCCGGACGCCTGCTTATGATCAGCATTACCGCATGGAAAGCTATATCGTGCGGGAACTCGCGCCTCTGATCTTCGATCAGTTCGGCCAGGCGAAACTCGGCATCTTCGGGCATTCGATGGGCGGGCATGGGGCTCTGACCCTGGGCCTGAAATATCCGGCGCTCTTCGCATCGGTTTCGGCCTTTTCGCCGATCGTCAATCCCTCGGCCGTTCCCTGGGGCATCAAGGCCTTCGAAGGGTATCTCGGCAGCGATCGCTCGCTCTGGCAGCAGCATGACAGCTGTGAACTCCTGAGGAGCGGCCAAAGGCATCCCCGGCGCATCCTGATTCATCAGGGCACCGCGGACGAGTTTTTGGACAAGCAGCTTAAGACGCGGCATTTCGAGGAGGCGGCGCGGTCGGTGGATCAGGATCATTCCGTGGTCTATGCCGAGGGTTATGATCACAGT